One stretch of Macaca nemestrina isolate mMacNem1 chromosome 17, mMacNem.hap1, whole genome shotgun sequence DNA includes these proteins:
- the LOC105472210 gene encoding keratin, type I cytoskeletal 25, producing the protein MSLRLSSASRRSCPHPTTGSLRLSGGGTSFGAGNACGISGIGSSFSCALGGSSSGGNAAGGNPCAGFTVNEGGLLSGNEKVTMQNLNDRLASYLDNVRALEEANADLEQKIKGWYEKFGPGSCRGLDHDYSRYFPIIDDLKNQIIASTTSNANAVLQIDNARLTADDFRLKYENELALHQSVEADVNGLRRVLDEITLCRTDLEIQYETLSEEMTYLKKNHKEEMQVLQCAAGGNVNVEMNAAPGVDLTVLLNNMRAEYEALAEQNRRDAEAWFNEKSASLQQQISEDVGATTSARNELTEMKRTLQTLEIELQSLLATKRSLECSLTETESNYCAQLAQIQAQIGALEEQLHQVRTETEGQKLEYEQLLDIKLHLEKEIETYCLLIGGDDGACKSGGYKSKDHGSGNVGSQVKDSAKAIVVKKVLEEVDQRSKILTTRLHSLEEKSQSN; encoded by the exons ATGTCTCTTCGACTTTCCAGTGCCTCCAGGAGGTCCTGTCCTCATCCCACCACAGGATCACTCAGACTCTCTGGTGGGGGAACCAGCTTTGGGGCTGGAAATGCTTGTGGCATTTCGGGGATTGGAAGTAGCTTCTCTTGTGCCCTCGGAGGCAGCTCATCGGGAGGAAATGCAGCGGGAGGCAATCCCTGTGCTGGCTTCACTGTGAATGAGGGGGGGCTCCTTTCTGGCAATGAGAAAGTGACCATGCAGAACCTCAATGACCGCCTGGCATCCTACCTGGACAACGTGCGTGCTCTGGAGGAGGCCAACGCTGACCTGGAGCAGAAGATCAAGGGCTGGTATGAGAAATTTGGGCCCGGCTCTTGCCGTGGTCTTGATCATGACTATAGCAGATATTTCCCGATAATTGATGACCTTAAAAACCAG ATCATCGCTTCCACCACCAGCAACGCTAATGCTGTTCTGCAGATCGATAATGCCAGGCTTACAGCCGATGATTTCAGACTCAA GTACGAAAATGAGCTGGCTCTTCACCAGAGTGTAGAGGCTGATGTCAATGGGTTACGAAGAGTTTTGGATGAAATAACCCTGTGCAGAACAGATCTGGAGATTCAGTACGAAACCCTGAGTGAGGAGATGACTTACCTCAAAAAGAACCATAAAGAG GAAATGCAAGTTCTGCAGTGCGCAGCTGGAGGCAACGTGAACGTGGAGATGAACGCAGCTCCCGGGGTGGACCTCACAGTTCTACTGAACAACATGCGAGCTGAGTACGAAGCCCTTGCAGAGCAGAACCGCAGGGATGCAGAGGCCTGGTTCAACGAGAAG AGCGCCTCCCTGCAGCAGCAGATTTCTGAGGATGTCGGAGCCACAACCTCAGCCCGGAACGAGCTGACTGAAATGAAGCGCACTCTTCAAACCCTGGAGATTGAACTTCAGTCTCTCTTAGCCACG AAACGCTCCCTGGAGTGCTCCTTGACGGAGACCGAGAGCAATTACTGTGCGCAGCTGGCGCAGATCCAGGCTCAGATCGGGGCCCTGGAGGAGCAGCTGCACCAGGTCAGAACCGAGACCGAGGGCCAGAAGCTCGAGTATGAGCAGCTCCTGGACATCAAGCTCCACctggaaaaagaaattgagacCTACTGTCTCCTTATAGGAGGAGATGATGG AGCCTGTAAGTCTGGAGGTTACAAGTCTAAAGATCATGGATCTGGAAATGTGGGAAGCCAAGTCAAAg